A genome region from Chthonomonas sp. includes the following:
- a CDS encoding acyl-CoA dehydrogenase family protein, which produces MIFQLCPEEAAFLDRVRKFVAEEVLPNTRKWEADKVFPDAIWPRLGELGLLRMTLAKDQGGVSCSAYVEACREIAKGDPALSMNVAAVNALCVGHVDLFGTPEQKEKYMAGMTAGTVKLAWGLTEPDAGSDARRVQTKAEAIADRPGYFSLNGRKMFITNAGKADLIIMVSNVDTSVSADGKSAFLVETAQDGFRDPYRIDTVGVSASYTTGFDLVNAVGWHTPCTFTEAIGLLYRGRLAIAAMALGIAEKAHELSAEYSTQREQFNRRLCDMQSVQNFIADNEMEIEAARLLLHKGASMYDRGEDVVKISSMAKLYASEVSNRATNRAIQIHGGRGMTQEFLVEKLWRDAKLTEIGEGCSEIQRMVIAKQVLKAL; this is translated from the coding sequence ATGATTTTTCAACTGTGCCCCGAAGAAGCGGCATTTCTCGATCGTGTTCGTAAGTTCGTCGCCGAAGAAGTGCTTCCGAACACCCGCAAATGGGAAGCCGACAAGGTATTCCCGGATGCGATTTGGCCCCGCCTCGGCGAACTCGGCCTGTTGCGAATGACGCTGGCCAAGGACCAAGGCGGCGTTAGCTGCTCGGCCTACGTGGAAGCCTGCCGCGAAATCGCCAAGGGCGACCCGGCCCTCAGCATGAACGTGGCCGCTGTCAACGCTCTTTGCGTGGGTCACGTGGACTTGTTCGGCACGCCCGAGCAAAAGGAAAAGTACATGGCGGGCATGACCGCGGGCACCGTAAAGCTGGCCTGGGGGCTCACCGAGCCGGATGCTGGTTCGGACGCGCGCCGCGTGCAAACCAAAGCCGAAGCAATCGCCGATCGCCCGGGTTACTTCTCGCTGAACGGTCGCAAGATGTTCATCACCAACGCGGGCAAGGCTGACCTCATTATCATGGTTTCGAACGTGGACACCAGCGTTTCCGCCGATGGCAAGAGCGCCTTCTTGGTCGAAACCGCGCAGGATGGCTTCCGCGATCCGTATCGCATCGACACGGTCGGCGTTTCGGCCTCGTACACCACCGGTTTTGACCTCGTCAACGCGGTTGGTTGGCACACGCCTTGCACCTTCACCGAGGCCATTGGCCTGCTTTATCGGGGCCGATTGGCGATCGCCGCCATGGCACTTGGCATCGCCGAAAAGGCGCACGAACTGAGCGCCGAGTACAGCACCCAGCGCGAGCAATTCAACCGCCGCCTTTGCGATATGCAGTCGGTGCAAAACTTTATCGCCGACAACGAGATGGAAATCGAAGCCGCTCGCCTGCTTTTGCACAAGGGCGCCTCGATGTACGATCGCGGCGAGGACGTGGTGAAAATCAGCTCGATGGCTAAGCTCTACGCCAGCGAAGTCTCGAACCGCGCGACGAATCGCGCGATTCAGATTCACGGTGGCCGCGGCATGACGCAGGAATTCTTGGTCGAAAAGCTGTGGCGCGACGCCAAGCTCACCGAGATCGGCGAAGGTTGCAGCGAAATCCAGCGCATGGTCATCGCCAAGCAGGTTCTGAAAGCGTTATAA
- the fliD gene encoding flagellar filament capping protein FliD, with product MQRDQKPISKLQARSTELQGKLDMMSQLKGVAQGLLSSTQKLNFSYTGTGLTKVNNLDPSINVRGTLNEGRYEFSVKKLATHHTVASTETNEKIELSKKGNIEINGRTVSLNQGDTIADVATAINKAEAGVTARVVENGGRYSLQLRMNQSGEANKIKLTDNDGLAAELGLVAPTVSGGQAQAVATPQLTADTRLSTIFRGSTTVLSLLNVDAPETLGELSKKLDDAFKRTPLVTAKVGLAEVYTGFSDARSMLKAVIKDQTGIDYDISGNTTHPTFTASAPTGNTGATTEAPEVETGDFLNVISEAQDAEIAYDSRVLTSSNNNFSFAGGQIQVTRHGSYTMDVVKDPFEVSGSVSGVSDFASSYNALVDMVNKNSKFDSKSFDSGSLFGEQQVSQLVGSIRKAIEDGTGSSLAKLGVSFDGEGKMSVDQVKLKAALDGDDISLAAAFGNAANSGATKLEKVLEGATTYGTGTLSAMQEATKRELDSVNSDLADTKARVAKKETMLRNRYKAMEEIMKTADTQTEQLSSFMGNLAALRPNIAAKVDAFDNKKDDKNSNSNFSLWG from the coding sequence TTGCAACGAGATCAGAAGCCGATCTCGAAGCTGCAGGCTCGCTCGACCGAACTTCAAGGCAAGCTCGACATGATGTCGCAGCTCAAGGGCGTGGCGCAAGGCCTGCTGAGCTCGACTCAGAAGTTGAACTTCTCGTACACCGGCACCGGGTTGACGAAGGTCAACAACCTGGACCCGTCGATCAACGTGCGCGGCACTCTGAATGAGGGTCGGTATGAGTTCAGTGTCAAGAAGCTCGCGACGCACCATACAGTGGCGTCCACCGAAACAAATGAGAAGATCGAACTCTCGAAAAAGGGCAACATCGAGATCAATGGCCGAACCGTTTCCTTGAATCAGGGCGACACCATCGCCGATGTGGCCACGGCGATTAACAAAGCCGAGGCTGGCGTCACCGCGAGAGTCGTAGAAAATGGCGGTCGGTACTCGCTTCAACTGCGCATGAACCAGAGCGGAGAGGCCAATAAGATCAAGCTCACCGATAACGATGGTCTTGCGGCCGAACTCGGACTCGTTGCGCCGACGGTTTCGGGTGGCCAAGCCCAGGCTGTGGCAACGCCTCAACTCACCGCCGATACTCGGCTTAGCACCATTTTCCGCGGCAGCACAACCGTCCTCAGTTTGCTGAATGTCGATGCGCCAGAAACTCTCGGCGAACTGTCTAAGAAACTTGATGACGCGTTCAAGAGAACACCGCTTGTTACGGCCAAGGTGGGGCTTGCCGAAGTTTACACGGGTTTCAGCGATGCAAGGTCTATGCTGAAGGCGGTCATCAAAGACCAAACCGGCATTGACTACGACATTTCTGGCAACACAACCCATCCGACTTTTACCGCATCGGCTCCGACCGGTAACACGGGTGCAACGACGGAAGCTCCTGAAGTCGAAACCGGTGACTTCCTCAATGTGATCTCCGAAGCTCAGGACGCCGAGATCGCGTACGACTCGCGGGTACTCACGAGTTCGAATAACAACTTTAGCTTCGCAGGTGGTCAAATTCAGGTTACTCGCCACGGAAGCTACACCATGGATGTGGTCAAAGACCCCTTCGAAGTAAGCGGCTCGGTCAGTGGGGTCAGCGACTTCGCCAGCAGCTATAACGCCCTGGTGGACATGGTCAACAAGAACTCGAAGTTCGACTCGAAAAGCTTCGATAGCGGCTCCCTTTTCGGCGAGCAGCAAGTCAGCCAGTTGGTCGGCTCGATTCGCAAGGCCATTGAAGACGGCACCGGCTCGTCCCTCGCCAAACTCGGCGTTTCGTTTGATGGCGAAGGCAAGATGTCCGTGGACCAGGTGAAGCTTAAGGCCGCCCTCGATGGCGACGACATTAGCCTCGCCGCCGCGTTCGGCAACGCCGCCAATAGCGGCGCCACCAAGCTCGAAAAGGTTCTGGAAGGAGCGACCACCTACGGCACCGGCACCCTCAGCGCGATGCAAGAGGCGACGAAGCGCGAGCTGGATTCGGTGAACAGCGATCTGGCCGACACCAAGGCCCGCGTCGCCAAAAAGGAGACCATGCTCCGCAATCGCTACAAGGCGATGGAAGAGATCATGAAGACCGCCGACACGCAGACCGAGCAGCTGAGCAGCTTCATGGGGAACCTGGCCGCGCTACGACCGAATATCGCGGCGAAAGTGGATGCCTTCGACAACAAGAAGGACGATAAGAATTCGAACTCGAACTTCTCGCTCTGGGGCTAA
- a CDS encoding DUF642 domain-containing protein: MKRRLTLSVVALAVVSAAQANLLVNGSFEVGPSGDYYAGGNGDSTVAGWVGMGTGYEWFKPATVYGGVLNSTASDQLACVDLANLTNSYGDIKQSFATVIGQQYELKFDLSTSTYAGRNGFGPISASVDTSNSTTTSMAFSVTNNQVPLVWTTFSMPFTAQDTTCTLRFESFFNANEVFSFVDNARVTAVPEPGSLMALAIGALMIRRVKK; encoded by the coding sequence ATGAAAAGACGACTTACGCTCAGCGTGGTCGCTCTGGCGGTAGTCAGTGCGGCGCAAGCTAATCTTTTGGTCAACGGTAGCTTTGAGGTTGGCCCCTCCGGCGACTACTATGCCGGCGGCAACGGAGACTCGACTGTCGCAGGCTGGGTCGGCATGGGCACGGGTTATGAGTGGTTCAAGCCAGCCACCGTTTACGGCGGCGTGTTGAACTCAACCGCGTCGGATCAGTTAGCGTGTGTGGACCTTGCAAACCTGACCAATAGCTACGGCGACATTAAGCAATCCTTTGCCACGGTCATCGGCCAGCAATACGAATTGAAGTTCGATCTCTCGACGAGCACTTACGCCGGGCGCAATGGCTTCGGGCCGATCAGCGCATCGGTGGATACGTCGAATTCCACAACCACCAGCATGGCGTTCTCGGTGACAAACAATCAGGTGCCCCTGGTGTGGACCACGTTTAGCATGCCGTTCACAGCCCAAGACACGACTTGCACTTTGCGGTTTGAATCCTTCTTCAATGCGAACGAAGTGTTTTCGTTTGTGGACAACGCTCGCGTTACCGCGGTTCCCGAACCAGGCTCGCTCATGGCCCTGGCCATTGGAGCCCTCATGATCCGGCGTGTAAAGAAGTAA
- a CDS encoding VOC family protein, with protein MEQAFPTLTPYIVVGNAKEALAFYTKALGAEVVNVAYVPNTEQVMNAQMRVGDSMLMLNDEFPDWGVFAPKAGENMPCTIHITSHNIDAEFQRAIDAGATVCQPLEDMFWGDRYGSFMCPFGYKWSMGQKIKDVSPEEMAAAMQAMGG; from the coding sequence ATGGAACAGGCCTTTCCTACTCTCACTCCGTACATCGTCGTCGGTAACGCAAAAGAAGCTCTTGCCTTCTACACCAAGGCGCTGGGCGCCGAGGTTGTCAACGTTGCGTACGTGCCGAATACCGAGCAAGTGATGAACGCTCAGATGCGCGTCGGCGATTCCATGCTCATGCTCAACGACGAGTTTCCGGACTGGGGCGTGTTCGCGCCGAAGGCCGGCGAAAACATGCCGTGCACGATCCATATCACCAGCCACAACATCGATGCCGAGTTTCAGCGTGCCATTGATGCCGGTGCGACAGTTTGCCAACCCCTAGAGGACATGTTCTGGGGCGACCGCTACGGTAGCTTCATGTGCCCATTTGGGTACAAGTGGTCCATGGGTCAAAAGATCAAGGACGTGTCGCCCGAGGAGATGGCGGCGGCCATGCAGGCCATGGGCGGCTAA
- a CDS encoding tetratricopeptide repeat protein: MSADEIYQRAFDARYNGDYETARQLLGQVLAGNPNHADALWQLGLVQQFGDGDFDGSAETLKKVVVINPNHLDARYDLGMTYMMLGMMDEACAEMREILRQNPGHEKAQQQAIYCD, encoded by the coding sequence ATGAGTGCGGACGAAATCTATCAGCGAGCATTTGATGCTCGGTATAACGGTGACTACGAAACGGCGCGGCAGTTGCTTGGCCAGGTGCTGGCTGGCAACCCCAATCACGCAGATGCGCTGTGGCAGCTTGGCCTCGTGCAGCAGTTTGGCGACGGCGACTTTGATGGTTCCGCCGAGACGCTGAAGAAGGTGGTGGTCATCAACCCCAACCACCTAGACGCCCGCTACGACCTCGGGATGACCTACATGATGCTCGGCATGATGGATGAGGCGTGCGCTGAAATGCGCGAGATTCTGCGGCAAAACCCAGGGCACGAAAAGGCGCAACAGCAAGCCATTTACTGTGACTAG
- a CDS encoding ATP-dependent Clp protease adaptor ClpS, whose translation MSVYTERSATGSAVGTGRYMAVIYNNDHTSFDVVIRAIQAATRCDHTEASIEAWEAHHYGKAPIHFASESECVLAQTIMLAAGVQTTVELEWTD comes from the coding sequence ATGAGCGTTTATACCGAACGGTCAGCGACCGGGAGTGCGGTCGGAACGGGGCGTTACATGGCCGTGATCTATAACAACGATCACACGTCGTTCGACGTGGTGATTAGGGCTATTCAGGCCGCCACGCGCTGCGATCACACCGAGGCCTCGATTGAGGCGTGGGAAGCCCACCATTACGGAAAAGCTCCGATCCACTTTGCGAGTGAATCGGAGTGTGTGCTCGCCCAAACCATCATGCTCGCCGCTGGCGTGCAAACGACGGTTGAGCTTGAGTGGACGGATTAG
- a CDS encoding uracil-DNA glycosylase, protein MPSQPEPSPQLKLLADQASRCVACGLAARRTNVVFGEGDSRSPLVLVGEGPGDHEDRSGRPFVGRAGQLLDRALVAAELSREQVYICNTVKCRACDWREGKAHNRPPTPEEVAACRQWLLPQLAIIQPRVILCIGAPSAKNLIRSNFKITKERGVAFSSELAPVVMATLHPAYIIRQSSATSDGGFGLLVDDIRSAWAAAHDAQ, encoded by the coding sequence ATGCCATCGCAGCCCGAGCCAAGTCCGCAGCTCAAGCTCCTCGCTGATCAGGCGAGCCGTTGTGTGGCGTGTGGGCTCGCCGCGCGCCGCACCAATGTGGTGTTTGGCGAGGGAGACTCCCGCTCGCCGCTGGTGCTCGTGGGCGAGGGGCCGGGCGACCATGAAGATCGTTCCGGTCGGCCATTCGTCGGGCGCGCGGGCCAACTTTTGGATCGCGCGTTGGTCGCGGCTGAGCTTTCCCGCGAGCAGGTTTACATCTGCAACACCGTCAAGTGCCGCGCGTGCGATTGGCGAGAAGGGAAGGCCCACAACCGCCCGCCCACGCCCGAGGAAGTGGCGGCCTGTCGCCAATGGCTATTGCCGCAACTCGCCATCATTCAGCCGCGGGTGATTCTTTGCATCGGCGCGCCCAGCGCCAAAAACCTGATTCGGAGCAACTTCAAAATCACCAAGGAACGTGGGGTGGCGTTCAGTTCGGAGCTCGCGCCGGTGGTCATGGCGACGCTACATCCGGCGTACATCATCCGGCAATCGTCGGCCACCAGCGACGGCGGGTTTGGGCTGTTGGTTGACGACATCCGAAGCGCCTGGGCCGCCGCGCATGACGCACAATAG
- a CDS encoding Gfo/Idh/MocA family oxidoreductase produces MQTLTLGLVGAGFMGRAHSNAYRQVNRFFDLPRQVRMKTICGIDAVHVEAARVQLGWETGVTRWQDLLEDPEIDVIDVAAPGDLHAEISIAAARAGKGVWCEKALANTLAEAEQMVQAVDQAGVHHGLFHNYRKLPAVALAKRLIEQGRLGEIRHWRSVYLQDWLSDPAASFNWRMQRSTAGSGALADLGSHSIDLARYLVGEISNVTGRTKTFVTERTVGPGGERGEVDVPDAAMWMVDFANGAIGSFEVSRCALGRKNHNRFEINGTRGSLAFNLERLNELEFYDGSDEEGSQGFRVIQATEGSHPYAGQFWPVGHGLGYEHSFVNWVADAVMAFHEGRPTSPNFHDGLAVQRVLDAVER; encoded by the coding sequence ATGCAAACTCTGACCCTCGGACTCGTCGGTGCCGGATTTATGGGCCGAGCGCACAGCAACGCCTACCGCCAGGTCAACCGGTTTTTTGATCTTCCGCGTCAGGTTCGCATGAAGACGATTTGCGGCATTGATGCCGTCCATGTGGAAGCCGCCCGCGTTCAGCTTGGCTGGGAAACCGGTGTGACTCGCTGGCAAGACTTGCTGGAAGACCCCGAAATTGACGTCATTGACGTCGCCGCCCCCGGCGACCTACACGCCGAAATTTCGATTGCCGCGGCACGCGCGGGTAAAGGCGTTTGGTGCGAAAAGGCCCTGGCCAACACCTTGGCCGAGGCCGAGCAAATGGTCCAAGCCGTGGATCAGGCGGGCGTCCACCACGGGCTGTTTCATAACTACCGCAAGCTGCCGGCGGTTGCCCTGGCGAAACGCTTGATCGAACAGGGACGCCTCGGTGAGATTCGGCATTGGCGGTCGGTGTATCTGCAAGATTGGCTGAGCGACCCGGCGGCTAGCTTCAACTGGCGTATGCAACGCAGCACAGCGGGCTCGGGCGCGCTGGCCGATTTGGGGAGTCACAGCATTGATTTGGCCCGGTATCTCGTGGGAGAAATTTCAAATGTGACGGGCCGCACGAAGACGTTTGTCACCGAGCGAACGGTGGGCCCGGGCGGCGAGAGAGGGGAAGTGGACGTGCCCGACGCGGCGATGTGGATGGTGGACTTCGCGAATGGCGCAATCGGCTCGTTTGAAGTTTCGCGCTGCGCCCTGGGCCGAAAAAACCACAACCGATTTGAGATCAACGGCACCCGCGGGTCGCTTGCGTTCAATCTTGAGCGACTGAACGAGCTGGAATTTTATGACGGCAGCGACGAAGAGGGAAGTCAGGGGTTCCGCGTGATTCAGGCAACGGAGGGAAGTCATCCCTACGCGGGTCAGTTTTGGCCGGTGGGACATGGCCTCGGCTACGAGCACAGCTTTGTCAATTGGGTCGCCGACGCTGTTATGGCGTTCCACGAGGGGCGGCCAACTTCACCAAACTTTCATGATGGTCTGGCCGTGCAACGGGTGCTGGACGCGGTCGAGCGGTAA
- the trxB gene encoding thioredoxin-disulfide reductase, with protein sequence MVHDVLIIGSGPAGYTAALYAARADLKPLVLAGFQPGGQLMITTDVENYPGFPDGVMGPEMMDLFRKQAIRFGSDVRDEHVTKVQLDGPVKSVWVDSTEYQAKTVIVSTGASAKWLGLESEVTYGGHGVSACATCDGFFFRGKEVMVVGGGDTAMEEAHYLTRHASKVYVVHRRDSFRASKIMQDRVLSNPKIEVIWNSAIEEILGQDLPKKVTAVRLVNTETGEKREMPMDGVFIAIGHKPNSDLFVGMLDMDDAGYLIPEPRSTKTRIPGVFVAGDVADAVYRQAVSAAGSGCMAAIDAERYLTEHE encoded by the coding sequence ATGGTACACGACGTCCTGATTATTGGGTCTGGCCCCGCCGGCTACACCGCCGCTCTCTACGCCGCTCGCGCGGATCTTAAGCCACTGGTGCTGGCCGGATTCCAACCCGGAGGTCAGCTGATGATCACCACCGACGTGGAGAACTACCCCGGATTTCCGGACGGTGTGATGGGCCCCGAAATGATGGACCTCTTCCGCAAGCAGGCCATTCGGTTTGGCTCGGATGTGCGGGACGAGCACGTCACCAAGGTGCAACTGGACGGTCCGGTGAAATCGGTGTGGGTGGACAGCACCGAGTACCAAGCCAAAACGGTGATTGTCAGCACCGGCGCGAGCGCCAAATGGCTAGGCCTGGAATCGGAAGTGACATACGGTGGCCACGGCGTGAGCGCCTGCGCCACGTGCGACGGTTTCTTTTTCCGGGGCAAAGAGGTGATGGTGGTCGGCGGCGGAGATACCGCCATGGAGGAAGCGCATTACCTCACCCGCCACGCCAGCAAGGTGTACGTGGTGCACCGCCGCGACTCGTTCCGCGCAAGCAAGATTATGCAAGACCGCGTGCTGAGCAACCCCAAGATCGAAGTGATTTGGAACAGTGCCATCGAGGAGATTCTTGGCCAAGACCTCCCCAAGAAAGTCACCGCCGTTCGCCTGGTGAACACCGAAACCGGCGAGAAGCGTGAGATGCCGATGGACGGCGTTTTTATCGCGATTGGGCACAAACCGAACTCGGATTTGTTCGTCGGAATGTTGGACATGGATGACGCGGGCTACTTGATTCCGGAACCGAGATCGACCAAAACGCGGATCCCTGGCGTCTTTGTTGCGGGAGACGTGGCTGATGCCGTCTACCGACAAGCTGTTTCCGCCGCCGGTAGCGGTTGTATGGCCGCCATCGATGCCGAACGCTATCTCACTGAGCACGAATGA
- a CDS encoding putative N-acetylmannosamine-6-phosphate 2-epimerase, giving the protein MIPPLSPLVVSVQSSSDTLHDPAILLPLAQASLESGAEWLRLEGVATVSLIRGATGAPTIGLIKRAYEGSTIYITATAKEVQELIDTGCEVIALDGTARLRPAEDLKSLIALIHKAGRLAMADCDSLDSIQYSLAAGADWVSTTLSGYTEETQPSRPGPNLDVVRAARRLTTKPLLAEGRYAEAWQVQAARLAGANSVVIGGAINDPVKMTRVFAQATQTSTNEPVLAVDIGGTWMRFATWDGETLRHLERVPTPRRPDERVNLIASYAVRGEATRVGISTGGTVDPASGEIWEAKEEIIPGHQGLNFRLAHPHLHITTLNDGLATAWAHACLPEFAGKRVVTLALGTGVGCGIVDRGRILMGARGEYPRLNDLHPAGGETFEDLLGGVNLSREPTAEAKAKAQRAANEAIAMVRGLLHPDAIVICGGVGLADWLQVDAVRSPFGPDAGLMGAAQLVSCPPSTL; this is encoded by the coding sequence GTGATTCCGCCCCTTTCGCCGCTCGTGGTGAGCGTGCAATCGAGTTCCGACACCCTGCACGACCCCGCCATCTTGTTGCCGCTGGCGCAGGCGAGTCTGGAATCGGGTGCAGAGTGGCTCCGGCTGGAGGGCGTGGCGACGGTCTCGCTGATCCGAGGGGCAACCGGCGCGCCGACCATCGGCCTGATCAAGCGCGCTTACGAAGGCTCGACCATCTACATTACGGCCACCGCCAAGGAAGTCCAGGAACTCATTGACACCGGCTGCGAGGTCATTGCGCTGGACGGCACCGCCCGCCTTCGCCCAGCCGAAGACCTGAAAAGCCTGATCGCACTCATTCACAAAGCAGGGCGGTTGGCAATGGCCGACTGTGACAGCCTGGATTCCATTCAATACTCGCTGGCGGCGGGCGCAGATTGGGTGAGCACAACGCTGAGCGGCTACACCGAGGAAACCCAGCCGTCTCGCCCGGGGCCGAATCTCGACGTCGTACGCGCCGCCCGCAGGCTCACAACCAAGCCCTTGCTAGCCGAGGGTCGCTATGCGGAGGCTTGGCAAGTGCAAGCCGCGCGGCTTGCGGGCGCGAATTCGGTGGTCATTGGCGGCGCGATCAACGACCCGGTCAAGATGACCCGCGTCTTTGCCCAGGCCACGCAAACCAGCACAAATGAACCGGTGCTGGCGGTGGACATCGGCGGAACCTGGATGCGGTTCGCTACTTGGGACGGCGAGACCTTGCGCCATCTGGAGCGCGTGCCGACCCCGCGCCGCCCCGACGAGCGGGTCAACCTGATCGCCAGCTATGCCGTGCGCGGCGAGGCGACTCGGGTGGGCATCAGCACGGGCGGAACCGTGGACCCCGCTTCCGGCGAGATTTGGGAAGCCAAAGAGGAAATTATCCCTGGCCATCAAGGGCTCAACTTTCGGCTTGCGCACCCGCACCTGCACATTACCACGCTCAACGATGGCCTAGCGACAGCTTGGGCGCATGCCTGCCTGCCGGAGTTCGCCGGGAAGCGCGTCGTGACGCTCGCGTTGGGTACGGGCGTAGGGTGTGGCATTGTCGATCGCGGGCGCATTCTAATGGGCGCTCGCGGAGAATATCCGCGGCTCAACGACCTCCATCCGGCGGGCGGCGAAACCTTCGAAGACCTGCTCGGCGGCGTCAATCTCTCTCGCGAACCGACCGCCGAGGCAAAAGCCAAGGCGCAACGCGCCGCCAACGAAGCCATCGCCATGGTTCGCGGCCTCCTGCACCCCGACGCGATCGTCATTTGCGGTGGAGTCGGGCTTGCCGATTGGCTGCAGGTGGACGCCGTGCGGTCGCCGTTTGGGCCCGATGCCGGCCTGATGGGCGCGGCCCAACTTGTGAGTTGTCCACCGAGCACTTTGTAG
- a CDS encoding redoxin domain-containing protein gives MALPVGTPAPEFTLLTKTAEGLSPRSTKDLAGKNLVLLFFPAAFTGVCTDELCDMTAGIGDYQKLNAEVWAISCDSAFAHEAWAKQNSISITLLSDYDKKVCELYDVVLQDLVGLGKASKRAAFVIDAQGVIRYSEETAALGDLPNFAAVVETLQSL, from the coding sequence ATGGCGCTGCCTGTTGGAACCCCTGCCCCCGAATTTACACTCTTGACGAAAACGGCGGAGGGCCTCTCGCCGCGTTCCACCAAAGACCTCGCGGGTAAGAACCTCGTCCTGCTCTTTTTCCCGGCCGCCTTTACTGGCGTTTGCACTGACGAATTGTGCGATATGACCGCCGGAATCGGCGATTACCAGAAGCTCAACGCGGAAGTGTGGGCCATCAGCTGCGACTCGGCGTTTGCGCATGAGGCCTGGGCCAAGCAAAATAGCATCAGCATCACGTTGCTCAGCGACTACGACAAGAAAGTCTGCGAGCTTTACGATGTCGTGTTGCAAGATTTGGTCGGCCTTGGCAAGGCCAGCAAGCGCGCGGCGTTTGTCATTGACGCCCAAGGCGTGATTCGATACAGCGAAGAAACTGCGGCCCTGGGCGACCTGCCGAATTTCGCCGCCGTCGTCGAAACGCTTCAATCTCTGTAA